The genomic segment CTTTTTTCCGAAATTTTATACATTGATTATACAATTTATATACATTAAACAATTAATAATTGCATAAAATAAATATTTTATTCTTTTATATTGCATAAAAATTTCTGTTTGTTATAATGGGAATAATTAAAATTACGTGAAAGAAGGTTAATAATTGATGAAAGTCGGAATTGTTGGCGCAACAGGCTATGGTGCGTTAGAACTTATTCGCTTGTTGAAAAATCACCCAAAGGTCGAAGTTACTGAAATTGTTTCCCATTCTCATCATGGAGAACGGTTAAGCGATCTTTATCCCCATTTAACTAAAGTTATAGAAAGACCGTTAATGGAATACGACCTTTCGTACCTTGAAAAAGCAGTAGACATCTTGTTTTTCGCTACACCGGCAGGAATCAGCAAATCACTGGTTCCAGAGGTTCTAGAAACATCCCTGCAGTGTATTGATCTAAGCGGAGATTTCAGGTTATTAAAAAAAGACTATGAAGAATGGTATGGAAAAGAAGCTGTTGCAAGTGACATGCAAGAAAATGCTGTTTTTGGCTTAGCAGAAATTTACAAAGATAAAATTAGACAGGCAACTTTTATTTCTAATCCCGGTTGTTACTCCACTGCTGCTTTGATGGGGTTGATCCCAATCATCAAAACAGGATTAGGATCAAAAAAAGGAATCATTATTGATGCAAAAAGCGGGACATCAGGAGCAGGCCGGACGCTTTCACGAATGACTCATTTCTCTGAAATGAATGATTCACTTGTCCCCTATAAATTTGGCAAGCATCAACATACACCTGAAATCGAGTACTACCTGTCAAAAGAGGCGAGCAAAGAGGTAACGGTAACGTTAGCAACTCACTTAGTACCAATGACTAGAGGATTGATATGCACCATGTATGTTCCTTTAACACAACCAACGACTACCAAAGACATTTGGCAACTCTACAAAGATTTTTATACCAATGATCCTTTTGTCCGTCTACATCCTATTGGATCAATGCCACAAACAAAACAAGTTATCGGAAGCAATTATGTCGATATAGGTATTCATGTAGATGAACGTTCTGATCAAGTCATTATCGTTACAGCCATAGACAACTTGATCAAAGGAGCAGCAGGACAAGCCATTCAAAATATGAATTTAATGAATGACTGGCCCATTCAAGAAGGATTAGAATTCAGTCCAATATACCCTTAAAAAAGTGAGGAGATAAACTATGTTAACCGATATCAAACAATCCATACAAACATTTCAACTATTAGAGGATGGTCATGTAACCTCTCCAAAAGGATTTACCGCTGGTGGCGTACATACAGGTCTGCGAAAAGCTGCTCTTGATTTTGGCTGGATCCATTCAATTGTTCCTGCATCAGCTGCTGGTGTTTATACCTTGAATAGTTTTCAGGCTGCTCCTCTTAAATTGACAAAGAAGCATGTAGATACAGCGCAACAAATTCAAACATTAGTCGTGAATTCTGGCAATGCTAATTCGTGCACAGGTGAAGACGGGATGAAAAAAGCTCAAGCAACAGCTGAACTCGTAGCTAAAGAAAAAGGAATTGAAGCCCATCTGGTAGCGATTGCGTCTACAGGAATCATAGGTGTTCCATTACCTTTTGCTCCTATCGAGAAAGGAATCCAATATTTGAACGATCCGCTTTGCCAAAAAGCAGAGAACTTCGAGCGAGCTATCTTAACGACAGACATTGAGACAAAACACTTAGCCATTGAAATGGAAATTGATGGAAAGAAAATTACGATCGGTGGAGCTGCAAAAGGTTCTGGCATGATCCATCCCAACATGGCCACGATGCTTGGTTTCATAACAACTGATGCTGTTGTTGACAGTAAAAGTTTGGAACAAGCATTAAAGTCAACTACAGACCAAACATTTAATATGATTACTGTTGATGGAGATTCGAGTACAAATGATATGGTCCTTGCTTTAGCAAACGGAACCCAAAACAATCAAACCTTAACGCAAGAGCACCCACAATGGACTAAATTCTTACAAGGTTTTCACTACGTGTGCAAAACGCTGGCTAAATCGATCGCTCGTGACGGAGAAGGTGCTACTAAATTAATCGAAGTGGAAGTTGTAGGAGCGACAACGATTGAGGCTGCTCGAGCAGTTGCTAAAACGGTTATTTCTTCAAACTTAGTAAAAACCGCTATGTATGGATCGGATGCCAATTGGGGCAGAATCATCTCAGCTATAGGATACAGCAAGCAAAAAATAGAGCCAGAACGAATAAAAGTAGCATTTGGCCATATACCGGTTGTTGAAAATGGAATGGGCGTTCCATTTGATGAAGAAGCCGTTATGCTTATATTGGTAAAGGATGAATTAAAGCTGACGATCGATTTGCAGCAAGGCGACTGCTCAGCGACAGCATGGGGATGCGATTTAACTTATGATTACATTCGGATCAATTCATCTTATCGGACGTGAGGTGAAAACATGGATATCTTGATCATGAAAATTGGCGGAAGTATACAAGACCAATTACCAGCGTCTTTTTATCAAATAATAGCCCAGCTGCAACAAACAAAAAAATGCTATCCGGTAATTGTCCATGGTGGAGGTCCAATGATCAATCAATTATTAGAAAAACTAGCCATTCCGACTAGATTTGTCAATGGATTACGTGTGACCACACAAGAAGTATTAACCGTAGTAAAAATGGTATTAAGCGGATCAATCAATAACGAAATCGTTACTCAATGTCAGATCCAACACTTGCAAGCTATCGGTATAAGCGGCATTGACCATGGATTATTAAAGGTAAGACCTATCCAGGCAACCGAAGATATTGGATTTGTGGGGGAAGTTACTGAAGTAAACACCGCTTTTTTAATGAATTTACTCGAAAACAATATCATCCCCGTTATTTCACCTATCGGAATGGATGAAAAAGGACAACACTACAACATTAATGGAGATATGGCAGCTTCTGCAATAGCAAAAGCCTTAGGTGGAAAACTTGCTTTTATTAGTGATGTTCCAGGAGTCATGGAGCGAGAACAAGGAATTTTAAAAGTGCATCCTTCCTTAACAAAACAAGAAGCCGAAAAGCTGATCGAAGAGGCAGTCATCACTGATGGGATGATTCCAAAGGTTCGTTCAGCACTTGGAAGTCTATCTAATCAGATGAATCAAGCTGTTATTTTGAATGGTTTGAAACCCGAAGACATCGCAAGCTATTTAAAAGGAAATGAAGTAGGAACAAAATTTGTCTATAAGGAGGAAGTGATGTATGGCTAAAGAAGAGAAACAACCAGCTTTGATGGCTACCTATGCACGTTTTCCAATTACAATTGTTAAAGGAAAAGGGAGCTATGTATGGAATGATAAAAATGAAGCTTATTTAGATTTTACCTCGGGTATTGCTACTTGTAATCTTGGGCATGTACCTGAACAAGTTAGTCAAAAAGTCCATCAACAACTAGAACTTCTCTGGCATTGTTCCAATTTATATGAGATTCCTGCTCAGACAAAGCTGGCTGAAGCACTTATCCAGCAGTCACTATTTGATCAAGTCTTTTTTTGTAATAGTGGAGCAGAAGCAAATGAAGCTGCTTTAAAAATCGCTCGTAAGTATGCAAAAGACCAAGGACACCCAGAACGAACAGCTGTAGTCTCATTCAAACAGTCCTTCCACGGAAGAACCTACGCCACGATGTCTGTGACGGGACAAGAAAAAATTCAGGTTGGATATGATCCTTTAATGTCTGATGTAAGATTTTTGGCATTTAATAAAGACTCTGATTTAGAAAAGATCCATGACGGTAAAACGGCAGCAGTACTATTGGAGCTGGTACAAGGCGAAGGAGGAGTCAACCCTGCACAAAAAGACTGGCTGCATTCATTACAAGCTATCTGTAAAGCTAACGATATTCTTTTGATAGTTGACGAAGTACAAACAGGTATGGGAAGAACTGGGGAATTATTTGCTTATGAACACTATGAGATCGAACCTGATGTGATGACACTTGCAAAAGGATTAGGGTCTGGCTTTCCAATTGGTGCAATGCTGGCAAAAGGTACTGTTGCAGCATCATTTACTCCAGGAACACATGGCACAACATTCGGCGGAAATCCATTAGTTGCTACAGCCGGCTTAGCCACATTAACTGAAATGACTATGCCAAGTTTTATGGAAGAAGTGAAACAAAAGGCAGCTGATTTCAAAGAACAATTAAATCAATTAGCTGATCAGTACAGTGTCATTACTAAAGTAAAAGGTTTTGGTTTTCTGATTGGGATAGAAGTAAGTGTGGAAGCAAGAAAACTAGTGACGATGTTACAACAGCATCACGTTTTGACCTTGACAGCTGGGGACTCTGTTTTGCGTATTTTGCCACCGTTAACGGTTACGTCTAGAGAAATCGAATATTTTTTTCAAAAATTAGAACTGGTCTTAATAGAAATTCAAAGAGAAAATAAACCAATAAATTGAATAGAAAGTGAGGAGTGAATTTATTTTGATAGAAAACAAGAGGAAATCAAACACAAAAAATATTTTACAAGTAGCAGACTTAACAGAACAAGAAATTCTATCACTGATCGAAGAAGCAATCGTTATGAAAGAACAAACCAAGGCTGGGATTCCACATCCTTATTTACATGGGAAAACGTTAGGGATGATTTTTGAAAAATCTTCTACACGAACGCGTGTATCATTTGAAGTAGGAATGACTCAACTAGGCGGGCATGCATTATTTTTAAGTTCTAAAGATATCCAGTTAGGAAGAGGAGAAAGTATTGCGGACACATCTAAAGTTCTTTCACGTTATGTAGATGGAATGATGATTCGTACTTTTGGACATGAAATTATTGAAGAATTTGCTGAACATGCATCTGTGCCAATCATAAATGGGTTAACGAATGAACATCACCCGATGCAAGTTCTTGCGGATCTGATGACGATTTATGAGAAAAAAGGAAAGTTGAAAGGGCTGAAATTAGCTTATATTGGAGATGGAAACAACAATATGCCTCACTCCTTGATGGAAGGATCCGCAATTATGGGTATGAATATGCATATTGCAAGCCCAATAGGATACGAACCTTTAGAGGAAATTTTTCAAAAGGCTAAAAAGAAGGGTGAGCATACCGGAGCGAATATTCAATTTACTGATGATCCGATCGAAGCAATCAAAGAAGCTGATATCGTGGTCACTGATGTATGGACAAGTATGGGAATGGAGAAAGAGGCAAATAAACGCTTATCCATTTTTCAGGATTACCAAGTAAATGTAGACCTTATCCAATATGCAAAAGAAGATTTCATTTTCTTGCATTGTCTGCCAGCACATCGTGGGGAGGAAGTAACGACAGAAGTGATTGATGGAAGCCATTCAGTTGTCTTTGATGAAGCAGAAAATCGATTGCATGCTCAAAAAGCAGTATTGAAAAGATTAATGGCAGATACATAAATTTTAAAAAGCTGATAGGAAACGAATTTCCTGTCAGCTTTACTGTATATAAAAATACATTGATTAATTAAATACTTAATTGGCTAAAAGCAGCTCCAACAGACTCTTGAATAAATAAATCGGTTGTTAATTTCATTTGGCATTCTCCTTTAGTCAGCACATTAAAAGGATATTGCAAAACGGTATAGAAACTTATTCGTTAGTAAGTGTTTTAACAGTATCCATAAATTTTTCTTGGCTTTGATTAAATTTATTGATTCCTTTTTGCATATTTTCTATTGTATTTTCATAGTTTGAGGTATTCTCAGTTTGTATGATCGTTTCTAAGCCTTCTAAAGCTGAAATCGTGTCAGATGCACTAGATACAGCAAGTTCTTTACTTTCATTAAATTGTTCAGTGGTCGTTTCAGAAGTGGTAGTCAAGAATTGATTCAGAATTTGTTTAAACTCTGTGCTAGTTGTTGCCAATTCTTCTTTTGTCGTTTCCCCACTTTCATAATTACTTAATTGAGTACCAAACATGTTGATGTAATAGACATAAGATTTTTCATAGTCGTTAAAGACTTCTTGGTAAGTGCTATCTCCTTCAGTTAATCCTGCTACAGTTTCAACGGATTGTGAGGTTGCTGAGGATTCTGAAGTAGCCGGTCCAGAATCGGTTTCATCTTCAGAATCTGTAACTGTAAAATAGATGGCAAGACAGATGAAAAATAAAAAGGTGAGTCCTGCTGTTATTAAGAAAATCTTAAGTAATTTTTTGAAATCAAGATGATTATTGTTAGTCATAATACTCCTCCAAATAGGTTAATAGCTAAAAATATGTAAGTCAACCAACGTTCATTTAGCCTCTTAACACTAAAGTATGAAGAATGGTTTGTCAAAGATAAGCCCTATGACAGCACACGAAGCGAACGT from the Carnobacterium inhibens subsp. inhibens DSM 13024 genome contains:
- the argC gene encoding N-acetyl-gamma-glutamyl-phosphate reductase, with amino-acid sequence MKVGIVGATGYGALELIRLLKNHPKVEVTEIVSHSHHGERLSDLYPHLTKVIERPLMEYDLSYLEKAVDILFFATPAGISKSLVPEVLETSLQCIDLSGDFRLLKKDYEEWYGKEAVASDMQENAVFGLAEIYKDKIRQATFISNPGCYSTAALMGLIPIIKTGLGSKKGIIIDAKSGTSGAGRTLSRMTHFSEMNDSLVPYKFGKHQHTPEIEYYLSKEASKEVTVTLATHLVPMTRGLICTMYVPLTQPTTTKDIWQLYKDFYTNDPFVRLHPIGSMPQTKQVIGSNYVDIGIHVDERSDQVIIVTAIDNLIKGAAGQAIQNMNLMNDWPIQEGLEFSPIYP
- the argJ gene encoding bifunctional glutamate N-acetyltransferase/amino-acid acetyltransferase ArgJ; the protein is MLTDIKQSIQTFQLLEDGHVTSPKGFTAGGVHTGLRKAALDFGWIHSIVPASAAGVYTLNSFQAAPLKLTKKHVDTAQQIQTLVVNSGNANSCTGEDGMKKAQATAELVAKEKGIEAHLVAIASTGIIGVPLPFAPIEKGIQYLNDPLCQKAENFERAILTTDIETKHLAIEMEIDGKKITIGGAAKGSGMIHPNMATMLGFITTDAVVDSKSLEQALKSTTDQTFNMITVDGDSSTNDMVLALANGTQNNQTLTQEHPQWTKFLQGFHYVCKTLAKSIARDGEGATKLIEVEVVGATTIEAARAVAKTVISSNLVKTAMYGSDANWGRIISAIGYSKQKIEPERIKVAFGHIPVVENGMGVPFDEEAVMLILVKDELKLTIDLQQGDCSATAWGCDLTYDYIRINSSYRT
- the argB gene encoding acetylglutamate kinase is translated as MDILIMKIGGSIQDQLPASFYQIIAQLQQTKKCYPVIVHGGGPMINQLLEKLAIPTRFVNGLRVTTQEVLTVVKMVLSGSINNEIVTQCQIQHLQAIGISGIDHGLLKVRPIQATEDIGFVGEVTEVNTAFLMNLLENNIIPVISPIGMDEKGQHYNINGDMAASAIAKALGGKLAFISDVPGVMEREQGILKVHPSLTKQEAEKLIEEAVITDGMIPKVRSALGSLSNQMNQAVILNGLKPEDIASYLKGNEVGTKFVYKEEVMYG
- a CDS encoding acetylornithine transaminase codes for the protein MAKEEKQPALMATYARFPITIVKGKGSYVWNDKNEAYLDFTSGIATCNLGHVPEQVSQKVHQQLELLWHCSNLYEIPAQTKLAEALIQQSLFDQVFFCNSGAEANEAALKIARKYAKDQGHPERTAVVSFKQSFHGRTYATMSVTGQEKIQVGYDPLMSDVRFLAFNKDSDLEKIHDGKTAAVLLELVQGEGGVNPAQKDWLHSLQAICKANDILLIVDEVQTGMGRTGELFAYEHYEIEPDVMTLAKGLGSGFPIGAMLAKGTVAASFTPGTHGTTFGGNPLVATAGLATLTEMTMPSFMEEVKQKAADFKEQLNQLADQYSVITKVKGFGFLIGIEVSVEARKLVTMLQQHHVLTLTAGDSVLRILPPLTVTSREIEYFFQKLELVLIEIQRENKPIN
- the argF gene encoding ornithine carbamoyltransferase is translated as MIENKRKSNTKNILQVADLTEQEILSLIEEAIVMKEQTKAGIPHPYLHGKTLGMIFEKSSTRTRVSFEVGMTQLGGHALFLSSKDIQLGRGESIADTSKVLSRYVDGMMIRTFGHEIIEEFAEHASVPIINGLTNEHHPMQVLADLMTIYEKKGKLKGLKLAYIGDGNNNMPHSLMEGSAIMGMNMHIASPIGYEPLEEIFQKAKKKGEHTGANIQFTDDPIEAIKEADIVVTDVWTSMGMEKEANKRLSIFQDYQVNVDLIQYAKEDFIFLHCLPAHRGEEVTTEVIDGSHSVVFDEAENRLHAQKAVLKRLMADT